A stretch of the Manis pentadactyla isolate mManPen7 chromosome 16, mManPen7.hap1, whole genome shotgun sequence genome encodes the following:
- the LOC118933404 gene encoding HLA class II histocompatibility antigen, DO alpha chain isoform X1: protein MALGGGLVLGLHTFMVLLNSQESRTIKADHMGSYGPAFYQSYGASGQFAHEFDGEQLFSVELKKREAVWRLPEFSNLAHFDPQGGLASIAVIKAHLDVLVERSNRTRATNVTPRVTVLPKFRVEVGQPNVLICIVDNIFPPVINITWLRNGQMITQGVAQTSFYSQPDHLFRKFHYLTFIPSADDFYDCRVEHWGLEEPLLRHWEPQVPIPLPDTTETLVCALGLALGLVGFLVGTVLIITGTCLSRTCRK, encoded by the exons ATGGCCCTCGGCGGGGGCCTGGTCCTGGGACTCCACACCTTCATGGTCCTCCTGAACTCCCAGGAATCTAGGACCATCAAGG CTGACCACATGGGCTCCTATGGACCAGCCTTCTACCAGTCCTATGGTGCCTCGGGTCAGTTCGCACATGAGTTTGATGGGGAGCAGCTGTTCTCTGTGGAGCTGAAGAAGAGGGAGGCTGTGTGGCGCCTGCCTGAGTTTAGCAACTTGGCACACTTTGACCCACAGGGTGGGCTGGCCAGCATCGCAGTGATCAAAGCCCATCTGGACGTCTTGGTGGAACGCTCCAACCGCACCAGGGCCACCAATG TGACTCCAAGGGTGACCGTACTCCCCAAATTTCGAGTGGAGGTGGGCCAACCCAACGTCCTCATCTGCATCGTGGACAACATCTTCCCCCCGGTGATCAATATCACCTGGCTGCGCAATGGTCAGATGATCACCCAGGGGGTGGCCCAGACCAGCTTCTATTCCCAGCCTGACCATCTGTTCCGCAAGTTCCACTACTTGACCTTCATCCCCTCAGCGGATGACTTCTATGACTGCAGGGTGGAGCACTGGGGCCTGGAAGAGCCCCTCCTCAGGCACTGGG AGCCCCAGGTGCCTATCCCACTGCCAGATACCACAGAGACCCTGGTCTGTGCCCTTGGCCTGGCCTTGGGCCTGGTGGGCTTCCTCGTGGGCACTGTCCTCATCATCACAGGCACATGCCTGTCCAGAACCTGCAG gaaaTGA